In a genomic window of Veillonellales bacterium:
- a CDS encoding DVU_1555 family C-GCAxxG-C-C protein: protein MTDMFLKMVELSQQGFYCSQILLIIGLEAQGKENSDVVRAMSGLAGGLGFCGKTCGALTGGVCLIGLYAGKGTAEELEDSRFSDMIRELVEWFEKEECFQYGGIACSNILGNNPLNRPARCPQLVQKTLAKVVAILSANGYTLSGKLS from the coding sequence ATGACCGACATGTTTCTTAAGATGGTCGAGCTGTCACAACAGGGCTTTTACTGCAGCCAAATCTTGCTTATTATCGGGTTGGAGGCTCAGGGAAAGGAAAATTCGGATGTAGTACGGGCTATGTCCGGTCTGGCAGGAGGACTGGGTTTTTGCGGCAAAACCTGCGGCGCTTTGACGGGTGGAGTTTGTCTGATCGGTCTTTATGCCGGTAAGGGGACAGCCGAAGAGCTGGAAGACAGCCGCTTTAGCGACATGATAAGAGAGCTTGTGGAGTGGTTTGAAAAAGAGGAGTGTTTCCAGTATGGTGGAATTGCCTGCAGCAATATCCTGGGGAATAATCCATTAAATCGCCCGGCCCGTTGTCCTCAGCTTGTGCAAAAAACCCTCGCTAAAGTAGTCGCTATTCTGTCGGCTAACGGGTACACTCTTTCAGGGAAACTTAGTTAG
- a CDS encoding XdhC family protein, translating to MDRKILSAICEIKRNSEKAALVTIVETRGSTPRKAGSKMLVLPDGRSFGTIGGGCGEAEVRRQSLTALDENRSRLYTLSMVNQAAADEGMVCGGVMEVFIQIIC from the coding sequence ATGGACCGGAAGATATTGAGCGCTATCTGCGAAATAAAAAGAAATAGCGAAAAAGCTGCCTTGGTTACTATAGTTGAAACTCGCGGCTCAACCCCGCGTAAAGCGGGAAGCAAAATGTTGGTTCTGCCTGATGGCAGATCATTTGGGACGATTGGCGGCGGCTGCGGCGAAGCGGAGGTCAGACGCCAATCGCTGACGGCGCTTGATGAGAATCGGTCCAGGCTGTACACTTTATCGATGGTGAACCAAGCAGCCGCCGATGAAGGAATGGTTTGCGGAGGCGTCATGGAGGTATTCATTCAAATCATTTGCTAG
- the trsM gene encoding DVU_1556 family methyltransferase, with product MLDQHPGGLALTKRAIDYCAFPLGATVVDVGCGTGTTVEYLSNYCGVHAAGVDLSAPRLEQGRKRSAGLLFIQGTAERLPFADASVDGAIAECSLSVMQHTGTVVGEISRILIDRGKLAVTDLYVKNPGDPSAACHLPVADSKTSHMVGKDLLSMLEKNGFQIIVWEDQSIFLQEFVARYIMEHGSIEQLWQCIPGNNVRKNSGKAINRAKLGYFLLVAEKRKTGGRNKDGGYYMPTLR from the coding sequence ATGCTGGATCAACATCCGGGCGGGCTGGCTTTAACAAAGCGGGCTATTGATTATTGTGCTTTTCCCCTAGGAGCAACAGTGGTTGACGTCGGTTGCGGCACCGGCACTACAGTAGAATACCTGAGTAATTATTGCGGAGTGCATGCAGCAGGCGTTGATCTATCGGCGCCCAGGCTGGAGCAGGGGAGAAAACGTTCCGCCGGGTTATTGTTCATTCAGGGAACTGCTGAACGGCTGCCTTTTGCCGACGCTTCTGTTGACGGAGCTATAGCCGAATGCAGTTTATCGGTTATGCAGCATACCGGAACAGTAGTGGGTGAGATTAGCCGTATCCTTATTGACAGAGGAAAGCTGGCCGTAACCGATTTATATGTCAAGAATCCGGGCGATCCTTCAGCAGCCTGTCATCTGCCGGTGGCAGACAGTAAAACTAGCCATATGGTTGGCAAAGATTTGTTAAGTATGTTAGAGAAAAACGGGTTCCAGATCATTGTCTGGGAAGATCAATCTATTTTCTTACAAGAATTTGTTGCCCGTTATATTATGGAGCATGGTTCAATTGAACAACTTTGGCAATGTATACCAGGCAATAATGTCCGGAAAAATTCCGGGAAAGCAATAAACAGAGCTAAGTTAGGCTATTTTTTACTGGTGGCTGAGAAACGAAAAACGGGAGGACGAAATAAGGATGGAGGATACTACATGCCCACGCTGCGCTAA
- a CDS encoding anaerobic C4-dicarboxylate transporter: MFLLEFAIVIAVMILGAQYGGIFFGMAGGVGLAILVFAFKLAPASPPIAVMLIIMSVVLAASTLQAAGGMQVLVKKAEELLRKNPSKVTFFSPLIAWIFTFMAGTGNVLYNILPVIAEVAREAKVRPERPISISVIASQHAVVASPISAATVALASMLAPQGVTLIQIIMVSIPATLIGIMAGALVVNKLGKELEDDPVYIKKMEKGLIPVLTSQEKDAIAERKEAKLSVGIFLLGALLVVLLGTFSWLRPDVVNAAGKVIKLDMTNAIEIVMLCISALMVVTCKVDVDKVISGSVFRNGMLGVVSVFGLAWMSDTLLANNLVIVKSSVQEIVKAQPMLFAFALFVASAITHSQGATVAALVPVGITLGVSGLTIAAMFPAVCGYFIIPSTGVLLAGVAFDRTGTTKIGKYVVNHSYMIPGIVSTTVGVLTGFIIVHMFF; the protein is encoded by the coding sequence ATGTTTTTATTGGAGTTTGCAATCGTCATCGCAGTGATGATACTTGGTGCTCAATATGGTGGAATATTTTTTGGTATGGCCGGGGGCGTTGGGTTAGCAATATTAGTTTTTGCTTTTAAACTTGCACCGGCTTCTCCGCCAATTGCAGTTATGCTTATTATCATGTCTGTTGTCTTAGCCGCCAGCACATTACAAGCAGCCGGCGGTATGCAAGTGCTCGTAAAAAAAGCGGAGGAATTATTGCGCAAGAATCCAAGTAAGGTAACCTTTTTTTCCCCTTTAATAGCATGGATCTTTACATTTATGGCCGGTACTGGCAACGTATTATACAATATTTTACCGGTTATTGCGGAAGTCGCTCGCGAGGCTAAAGTGCGTCCTGAAAGGCCCATTTCGATTTCAGTAATTGCTTCTCAACATGCTGTAGTTGCTTCCCCAATTTCAGCGGCAACCGTTGCATTAGCTAGTATGCTGGCTCCCCAGGGTGTTACATTAATACAAATAATAATGGTCTCCATACCGGCAACACTAATTGGAATCATGGCAGGAGCATTAGTTGTTAATAAATTAGGCAAAGAGCTTGAAGATGATCCTGTGTATATTAAAAAGATGGAAAAAGGATTGATCCCGGTGCTGACATCGCAAGAAAAGGATGCCATTGCAGAGAGGAAAGAAGCCAAATTATCAGTTGGCATATTCTTATTGGGAGCACTCCTCGTTGTTTTGTTAGGAACATTTTCTTGGTTAAGACCGGATGTTGTTAATGCCGCCGGTAAAGTTATTAAGCTAGATATGACGAATGCAATTGAAATCGTTATGCTTTGTATTTCTGCGTTAATGGTTGTCACTTGTAAAGTTGATGTCGACAAAGTTATTTCCGGTTCAGTATTTAGAAATGGTATGCTGGGTGTAGTAAGCGTCTTCGGTTTGGCATGGATGAGTGATACTTTGCTTGCCAATAATCTTGTTATTGTAAAAAGCTCAGTACAGGAAATAGTTAAGGCACAGCCAATGTTATTTGCTTTTGCACTATTTGTCGCATCTGCGATTACACATAGCCAAGGCGCTACAGTAGCCGCTTTAGTTCCTGTAGGTATTACCTTAGGAGTTTCCGGCTTAACTATAGCGGCAATGTTTCCAGCAGTTTGCGGATATTTCATTATCCCAAGTACAGGGGTTTTACTTGCGGGTGTAGCCTTTGATAGAACAGGTACAACAAAAATAGGCAAATATGTAGTCAATCACAGCTATATGATTCCGGGCATTGTTTCAACAACTGTAGGTGTACTTACCGGATTCATCATTGTTCATATGTTTTTTTAA
- a CDS encoding molybdopterin-dependent aldehyde oxidoreductase — translation MQKKVLIINGLARTLIVDPEASLASVLREQLLLTGCKVGCNQGQCGTCSIIMDGKVVRACIMKLKRVPDEARITTIEGLATPDNLHPLQVAWMAYGCAQCGFCSPGFILSAKVLLDGNLNPTREDIRNWFQKNRNACRCTGYKPLVDAVMAAAKVIRGEMRKEELLYKPVGNKIYGTTYQRPSALQKVTGTWDYGADMALQMPPGTLRLALVQAEVSHANIKDIDTAEAEKMPGVYKVITHKDVKGKNRITGLITFPTNKGDGWDRPILCDEKVFQFGDAIAIVCADTEEHARAAAKKVRVDLEVLPAYMSGPAAMAPDAIEIHPGVPNIYYEQGIVKGEDTKPIMDRADVVTVEVETYCSRQPHLPLEPDCGSAYIDEEGRLTIHSKSIGLHLHHAMIVAGIGIEPEKCRLVQNPTGATFGYKFSPTIEALLGVACLACDNKPVTLNFNMFQNITYTGKRSPASVKCKLAADKTGKLLAMETDWWLDHGPYSEFGDLVTLRQAQFTGAGYDIANIRGKGRTVCTNHAWGSAFRGYGSPQAFLASETAMDELAEKLGMDPLELRFKNIYRPGATTPTGQVPEVFCLEEMFNKIRPLWEEAKKRCKELSTPEKKRGVGFSLGIYGCGLDGPDSSEAWVELTKDGVTIGNSWQDHGQGADIGALTHAHETLRPLGIKPEQIKLVMNDMAFTPNSGPSGGSRSNVMTGNATVVSCEMLLNAMRKPDGTYRTYDEMVAENIPLHYDGKWTASMCSDCSAETGQGNPFPIYMYELFMPEVEVDMKLGKAKVVKFTTVADIGTITNKIVTDGQIYGGLAQGIGLALTEDFEDLKKHTTLAGCGLPYIQDIPDDIQIIYNVTPRENGPHGAAGTGEGPLTAPHPAILNAIYNACGVRIYAIPALPEKIKAGLNAMAAKEQGVNVK, via the coding sequence ATGCAAAAAAAAGTGCTGATCATTAATGGTTTGGCAAGAACGCTAATTGTTGATCCCGAGGCCAGCTTGGCAAGTGTGCTGCGGGAACAGCTTTTGCTGACCGGCTGCAAGGTTGGCTGTAATCAAGGTCAATGCGGTACTTGTTCTATTATTATGGATGGCAAAGTCGTAAGAGCCTGTATAATGAAATTGAAAAGAGTGCCGGATGAAGCCCGTATTACTACGATTGAAGGTCTGGCAACACCGGATAATCTTCATCCGCTGCAAGTGGCCTGGATGGCCTACGGCTGCGCCCAATGCGGTTTCTGCAGTCCCGGCTTCATTTTGTCGGCTAAGGTACTGCTTGATGGAAATCTCAATCCTACCAGAGAAGATATACGCAATTGGTTTCAAAAGAATCGTAATGCCTGCCGCTGTACAGGCTATAAACCGCTGGTAGACGCTGTGATGGCAGCCGCTAAAGTTATTCGCGGCGAAATGCGCAAAGAAGAGTTGTTGTATAAACCTGTCGGCAACAAGATTTATGGGACAACCTATCAGCGCCCGTCCGCTTTACAGAAAGTCACCGGCACCTGGGATTATGGTGCCGATATGGCGCTGCAAATGCCACCGGGCACGTTACGGTTAGCATTGGTGCAGGCGGAAGTATCTCACGCCAACATAAAAGACATCGATACTGCTGAAGCTGAGAAGATGCCCGGAGTTTATAAAGTTATTACTCACAAAGATGTCAAGGGGAAAAACCGCATTACCGGACTTATCACTTTTCCAACCAATAAAGGCGACGGCTGGGATCGGCCTATCCTCTGCGACGAGAAAGTGTTCCAGTTTGGTGATGCCATCGCAATTGTTTGTGCCGATACCGAAGAGCATGCCAGAGCTGCGGCTAAGAAGGTTAGGGTCGATTTGGAAGTACTGCCGGCTTACATGAGCGGGCCTGCCGCCATGGCGCCGGATGCCATCGAAATCCATCCCGGGGTGCCCAATATTTACTATGAGCAGGGGATTGTAAAAGGCGAAGACACCAAGCCGATTATGGATAGAGCCGATGTCGTAACGGTGGAAGTTGAAACGTATTGCAGCCGTCAACCGCATTTACCGCTGGAGCCTGACTGTGGAAGCGCCTATATTGATGAGGAAGGCCGTCTGACAATCCACTCCAAGAGTATCGGACTGCATTTGCATCATGCCATGATTGTGGCAGGAATTGGCATTGAACCGGAGAAATGCCGTCTTGTGCAAAATCCGACCGGGGCTACATTTGGCTATAAATTCAGTCCGACCATCGAAGCTTTGCTCGGTGTCGCCTGTTTGGCCTGTGATAATAAACCTGTTACCCTGAACTTCAATATGTTCCAGAATATTACCTATACCGGGAAGCGGTCGCCCGCTTCTGTCAAATGCAAGCTCGCTGCCGATAAAACAGGTAAGTTACTGGCCATGGAAACCGACTGGTGGCTTGATCATGGCCCGTATAGCGAGTTTGGCGATCTCGTAACTTTGCGGCAGGCTCAATTTACCGGTGCCGGGTATGATATTGCCAACATTCGCGGTAAAGGCCGTACGGTGTGCACCAATCATGCCTGGGGTTCTGCTTTTCGCGGCTACGGATCCCCCCAAGCTTTTCTGGCCTCCGAAACTGCCATGGATGAATTAGCGGAAAAACTGGGGATGGACCCATTGGAGCTTCGTTTCAAGAATATTTACCGTCCGGGAGCTACTACTCCGACCGGGCAGGTACCGGAAGTGTTTTGCCTGGAAGAAATGTTTAACAAGATTCGTCCCTTATGGGAAGAAGCCAAAAAGCGTTGTAAGGAACTCTCAACGCCGGAGAAAAAGCGCGGCGTCGGTTTTTCGCTGGGGATCTATGGCTGCGGCCTTGACGGCCCGGACAGCTCGGAAGCCTGGGTAGAATTGACCAAAGATGGTGTAACCATAGGGAACTCATGGCAGGATCATGGTCAGGGCGCGGATATCGGTGCATTAACCCATGCCCATGAAACCCTTCGTCCCCTTGGCATTAAGCCGGAGCAAATCAAGCTTGTTATGAATGATATGGCATTTACTCCCAACAGCGGCCCGTCAGGCGGCAGTCGGTCTAATGTAATGACCGGTAATGCTACGGTAGTTTCCTGCGAAATGCTGCTGAATGCTATGCGTAAGCCTGACGGCACATATCGTACCTATGACGAAATGGTAGCTGAAAATATTCCGCTTCATTACGATGGAAAGTGGACGGCATCAATGTGCAGTGACTGCAGTGCTGAGACTGGTCAGGGCAACCCCTTTCCTATTTACATGTATGAACTGTTCATGCCGGAAGTGGAAGTCGATATGAAGCTGGGAAAGGCTAAAGTTGTTAAGTTTACGACGGTTGCTGATATCGGGACGATTACCAATAAAATTGTTACCGACGGCCAGATTTACGGCGGTTTGGCCCAGGGCATCGGGCTTGCGCTTACCGAGGATTTTGAGGACCTCAAAAAGCACACTACGCTGGCTGGCTGCGGTTTGCCGTATATTCAGGACATTCCTGATGATATACAAATTATTTACAACGTCACACCGCGGGAGAATGGACCGCACGGTGCTGCCGGCACAGGCGAAGGTCCGCTGACTGCTCCGCACCCGGCTATTTTAAACGCCATCTACAATGCATGCGGTGTACGCATTTACGCCATTCCGGCATTACCGGAAAAAATTAAAGCCGGTCTTAACGCCATGGCTGCCAAGGAGCAAGGTGTTAACGTCAAATAA
- a CDS encoding DVU_1551 family NTP transferase: MIAGLIAAAGYSTRMGAFKPLLPLGGKTVLETAIDSLRQGGIQDIRVVTGYRAEALQPVLKRSNVRNIENQMYAAGMFSSVVAGLKSLTGEAEAFFLLPGDNPLIRRCSIKAMTRVYRKTGAAVVYPVFKGQRGHPPLISDRCFASILSGDGVGGLRHILAQFDAVSVEFEVADQGVLLDMDTIEDYEKLTEYYARRKIPTYAECLAMLNQHQADGRVLQHGQTVAAVGCSLAALLNRAGVVKLDLALVAAGGLVHDLAKGKPDHPKRGERLLACMGFSDLAGIVASHMDLEFAADTVIDEAAIVFLADKLVQGDKVVTLSERFSPSLEKFSGSPEISDSVVRRMRTAETIRNKVLNLLGSSFPDGDLQESRNKIEIFLEKLLNR; encoded by the coding sequence ATGATAGCAGGACTCATTGCAGCCGCAGGATATTCCACACGGATGGGCGCATTTAAACCGTTGCTGCCCCTGGGTGGTAAAACGGTGCTTGAAACAGCCATTGACAGTTTACGTCAGGGCGGTATACAGGATATCAGAGTAGTAACCGGTTATCGGGCAGAAGCACTTCAGCCTGTGTTGAAACGATCAAACGTTCGCAATATTGAGAATCAAATGTATGCGGCAGGTATGTTTTCCTCTGTCGTTGCCGGGCTGAAGAGTCTAACCGGTGAAGCCGAGGCATTTTTTTTGTTGCCGGGCGATAATCCGCTTATACGCCGATGTAGTATTAAGGCTATGACGCGGGTGTACCGCAAGACGGGTGCAGCCGTAGTGTATCCTGTTTTTAAAGGCCAGAGGGGACATCCGCCGCTTATCAGCGACAGATGTTTTGCAAGTATCCTCAGCGGCGATGGAGTTGGCGGATTAAGGCATATTCTTGCTCAGTTTGACGCTGTTTCCGTAGAATTTGAGGTGGCCGATCAAGGGGTGCTGCTTGACATGGATACTATTGAAGACTACGAGAAACTAACAGAATACTATGCCCGGCGGAAGATCCCAACTTATGCGGAATGTCTTGCTATGTTGAATCAGCATCAGGCTGACGGCAGAGTATTGCAGCATGGGCAGACAGTTGCTGCTGTGGGCTGCAGCCTGGCTGCCTTGCTTAATCGAGCTGGCGTGGTGAAGCTTGATCTTGCTTTAGTGGCCGCCGGGGGCCTTGTACACGACTTGGCTAAAGGAAAGCCTGATCACCCCAAGCGGGGTGAACGGCTGCTTGCCTGTATGGGGTTTTCTGACCTGGCTGGTATCGTCGCCTCTCATATGGATCTGGAATTTGCGGCGGACACTGTAATTGACGAAGCAGCTATTGTTTTTCTCGCGGATAAGTTAGTTCAGGGAGATAAAGTGGTAACCCTTTCTGAACGGTTTAGTCCATCATTAGAAAAATTTTCCGGCAGCCCTGAAATATCGGATTCAGTTGTCCGCAGAATGCGGACAGCGGAAACCATTAGGAATAAAGTGTTGAACCTTCTGGGCAGCAGCTTTCCTGACGGTGATCTCCAGGAAAGCAGAAATAAAATTGAGATATTTTTAGAAAAATTGCTAAATCGGTAA
- a CDS encoding pyridine nucleotide-disulfide oxidoreductase/dicluster-binding protein codes for MDQKLLREREAKCVQENPPGCTAGCPVHVDARGIADAVRKEDYAKGFALFQRMVPFPGIISRICDQPCRRDCRRNEIGESIFIRALEKVCVDNSYTASNIMLPPAKNKKAAIVGAGLSGLAAAFELGRKGYKVDIFEATDHLGGTIRDISEKQLPRQIIDNDFSILKKLPVDIHYNTPVTSLDSLLEQFDAIYLGTGSRQSVSGDFGLTRDESGRIQVDPLTLATSRDKVFAGGSLRGEYKVHSPISSISDGKIAAISIDRLFQNASLTANRENEGPFATALYTSLEGIDPEPGVRAAAADGSYTKEEAGREAGRCLQCECLKCVEACEYLAHYRAYPKRYVREVYNNLSIVMGIHRANKMINSCSLCGLCEQICPGNLNMGEVCREARQIMVEKGKMPPSAHDFALRDMQFSNSDKFVLNRHQPGFKSSRTAFFPSCQLAASSPQCVKKMYEFLCKKIDGGVGLMLGCCGAPADWAGQEALFREAMQNLEGRWRDLGSPRVITACPTCFSMLKHNLPAMPVETIYELLDRLGLPENVELSAAPQKLAIHDSCTTRHETQMQNSVRKILRKLGHQIEELPYNREQTLCCGYGGLMIYANKEVADKVINRRIKESETDYLTYCAMCRDNFASRGKHVYHLLDLIFGSGRDDPAGGECPGYSQRQENRAKLKALLLREVWGESVEEPQADVKVIIPENVSCSMEERMILVDDVAKVIAYAESTGNKLKDSESGYYIAYFQPAGVTYWVEYLPKDDGYIVRNAYCHRINIID; via the coding sequence ATGGATCAAAAATTATTGCGTGAACGGGAAGCTAAATGTGTTCAAGAAAATCCGCCAGGCTGCACGGCCGGGTGCCCGGTCCATGTTGACGCCAGGGGGATAGCTGATGCTGTCCGTAAAGAAGATTACGCAAAAGGATTTGCGCTATTTCAGCGAATGGTTCCTTTCCCCGGGATTATTAGCAGGATTTGCGACCAGCCCTGCCGGCGGGACTGCAGGCGTAATGAGATTGGTGAGTCCATTTTTATCAGAGCTTTGGAAAAGGTCTGCGTCGACAACAGTTATACTGCGTCCAATATAATGCTTCCTCCGGCTAAAAACAAGAAAGCGGCTATCGTAGGTGCTGGTTTGAGCGGCCTGGCGGCGGCATTTGAGCTTGGCCGAAAAGGCTATAAAGTTGACATATTTGAAGCAACAGACCATTTGGGGGGAACTATCAGGGATATATCCGAAAAGCAGCTGCCCCGGCAAATCATTGACAATGATTTTTCCATTTTAAAAAAACTTCCCGTAGATATTCACTATAATACACCGGTTACATCGTTAGACAGCCTTCTGGAACAATTTGATGCCATTTATCTGGGCACAGGTAGTCGGCAATCGGTCAGCGGGGATTTTGGTCTTACCAGGGATGAAAGCGGGAGAATACAGGTTGATCCGCTGACGTTAGCAACAAGCCGGGACAAGGTTTTTGCCGGCGGCAGCCTCCGGGGTGAATATAAAGTCCATTCGCCAATCAGCTCAATATCTGACGGGAAAATTGCTGCGATTTCAATTGACCGGTTATTTCAAAACGCATCACTTACCGCTAATAGAGAAAATGAAGGACCGTTCGCGACAGCTTTATATACAAGTTTGGAGGGAATAGACCCTGAGCCTGGGGTGCGTGCAGCTGCTGCAGACGGCAGCTACACCAAGGAAGAGGCCGGCCGGGAAGCCGGCCGTTGTTTGCAGTGTGAGTGTTTGAAATGCGTAGAAGCCTGCGAGTATCTGGCACATTACCGCGCTTATCCTAAACGGTATGTGCGGGAAGTATACAATAACTTATCCATTGTTATGGGAATTCACCGTGCCAATAAGATGATTAACTCGTGCAGTCTGTGCGGTCTTTGCGAGCAAATCTGCCCCGGTAATTTGAACATGGGTGAAGTGTGCCGGGAGGCACGGCAAATTATGGTTGAAAAAGGAAAGATGCCGCCGTCGGCCCATGATTTTGCCTTACGTGATATGCAGTTCAGTAATAGTGATAAATTTGTACTCAACAGGCACCAGCCTGGCTTTAAGTCGAGCAGGACGGCTTTTTTCCCCAGCTGTCAGTTAGCGGCGTCTTCCCCTCAATGTGTAAAGAAAATGTATGAATTTTTGTGTAAAAAAATAGACGGCGGCGTCGGGTTGATGCTGGGCTGCTGCGGCGCTCCGGCCGACTGGGCCGGACAAGAGGCGCTGTTTCGGGAAGCAATGCAAAATCTGGAGGGCCGCTGGCGTGATTTAGGCAGCCCCAGGGTTATTACGGCCTGTCCAACCTGCTTTAGTATGTTAAAGCATAATTTGCCGGCTATGCCGGTTGAAACAATATACGAACTGTTAGACCGTCTGGGATTGCCGGAGAATGTGGAATTATCAGCTGCGCCGCAAAAATTGGCTATCCATGACAGCTGCACTACAAGACATGAGACGCAAATGCAAAACAGCGTACGAAAAATTCTGCGCAAACTGGGTCATCAGATTGAAGAACTGCCTTATAACCGTGAGCAGACGCTATGCTGCGGCTATGGCGGATTAATGATTTATGCAAATAAAGAAGTCGCGGACAAAGTAATCAATAGACGGATTAAGGAAAGTGAGACAGACTATTTGACTTATTGCGCAATGTGCCGGGATAATTTTGCCAGTCGGGGCAAGCATGTTTACCATCTGCTGGATCTGATTTTTGGCAGCGGCAGGGATGATCCGGCCGGGGGGGAATGTCCCGGCTATTCTCAGCGACAGGAAAATCGCGCAAAATTAAAGGCCTTGCTTTTGCGGGAAGTTTGGGGTGAATCCGTGGAGGAACCACAAGCTGATGTCAAAGTAATTATTCCCGAAAATGTAAGCTGCAGCATGGAAGAAAGGATGATTCTTGTCGATGATGTTGCTAAAGTTATCGCGTACGCCGAAAGTACCGGCAATAAGCTTAAGGACAGTGAGAGCGGTTATTACATAGCATATTTTCAGCCTGCCGGTGTGACCTATTGGGTGGAGTACCTGCCGAAAGACGATGGCTATATTGTTCGAAACGCTTATTGCCACAGGATCAATATTATCGACTGA
- a CDS encoding DVU_1557 family redox protein: MSSQTGRQQINIVCVKCGIQLTLGKVTLSYLGSRFPVELYKCSQCGLVYIPEELANGKMKQVEAAMEDK, translated from the coding sequence ATGAGCAGTCAGACAGGCCGGCAGCAAATAAATATCGTATGCGTTAAATGCGGGATCCAGCTTACACTGGGAAAGGTAACCTTATCCTATCTTGGCAGCCGCTTTCCGGTTGAGCTTTATAAATGTTCCCAGTGCGGCTTGGTGTACATTCCCGAGGAGTTAGCCAATGGAAAAATGAAACAGGTAGAAGCCGCCATGGAGGATAAATGA
- a CDS encoding XdhC family protein encodes MIFNKLLSVMDNGGAADIFTIIDSNPKNCPAIGEMLIVYSDGRIDGHMDEAVIEQIQDIVQQSVWTKPVSIWVQNQAGGRYRIFWDRMANKFRAIVFGGGHISQPLVQILSLLEFEVTVIDDRPNFANQARFPGANQVICESFQLVLKNLQIGSDAAVIIVTRGHKYDMDCLRATMGSGARYLGMIGSRRRVKEIVNLLREEGAPAGFETRLRAPIGLDIKAETPVEIAVSIAAEVVSAFRGGSGLPLSSRKEVP; translated from the coding sequence ATGATATTTAATAAACTGTTATCGGTTATGGATAATGGGGGAGCAGCAGATATTTTTACCATAATTGACAGCAATCCTAAAAATTGTCCGGCTATCGGAGAAATGCTGATCGTTTATTCAGACGGCAGGATCGATGGCCATATGGATGAAGCTGTTATTGAACAAATACAGGATATAGTACAGCAATCGGTGTGGACTAAACCGGTGTCGATTTGGGTTCAAAATCAAGCCGGCGGCAGGTATCGGATTTTTTGGGATCGGATGGCAAATAAATTCCGTGCTATCGTATTCGGCGGCGGTCACATCAGCCAGCCCCTTGTCCAAATACTGTCATTATTGGAGTTTGAGGTTACAGTAATTGACGACCGTCCTAATTTTGCCAATCAGGCTAGGTTTCCCGGAGCGAACCAAGTTATTTGCGAGAGCTTTCAGCTGGTTTTAAAAAATCTGCAGATAGGCAGCGACGCGGCTGTCATTATTGTAACCCGCGGGCATAAATACGATATGGATTGTTTACGCGCTACCATGGGAAGCGGCGCCCGGTACTTGGGGATGATTGGCAGTAGAAGGCGCGTCAAAGAGATTGTCAATCTCCTGCGGGAAGAAGGGGCGCCGGCAGGGTTTGAGACGCGGCTCAGAGCGCCAATCGGACTAGACATTAAGGCCGAAACGCCGGTCGAAATAGCAGTGAGCATTGCTGCCGAAGTAGTTTCGGCTTTTCGCGGCGGCTCTGGTCTTCCGTTAAGTAGTCGCAAGGAAGTGCCTTAA